The following coding sequences lie in one Asterias amurensis chromosome 18, ASM3211899v1 genomic window:
- the LOC139950332 gene encoding polyamine-transporting ATPase 13A3-like produces the protein MRAGTSEKQRGVEISEEKDDPFVCFGYHRSTPWTWLSYALCVLTVGFSILVFYWKPDWFIRMTCYACDLQEADSVIIKDIYRRNHVCSIRKLQINSESECSAETLRMLFRHDVVVDGIWKYFRYQEMLYVWHPTNKAFYKLRALDGATSCSEFYDKLQNGLSRQEAAERRYVYGLNKIVIQVRPILVLLVQEVLNPFYVFQIFSVCVWMVDEYYIYSGCIILMSFISIALSLYTTRKQSTTLRDMVHSDTVVEVLRKSGESVEVMEEEIVPGDVIILPSQGCLMTCDAVLLTGNCIVNESMLTGESVPVTKTPLPRTSGVDGESAPGYSADKHKRHTLFCGTQVIQTRYYGGEMVKAVVVQTGFSTAKGGLVRSILFPKPMDFSMLKDAIMFIGLLASFAFIGFIYTIVVFVNFGFDAGYIAKRCLDIITIAVPPVLPAALTIGMVYAQLRLKAKGIFCISPQRINTCGTLNVVCFDKTGTLTEDGLDLMGVQLASDGSFGKMKTSVTKDAPVGHLTVAMATCHSLTIINGEISGDPIDLKMFQASGWELEEPTSEETTHFDMMVPTIVRSPATAAKRKSEEVEEVGILKQFPFSSELQRMSVITKSLRDEPMQLYIKGSPELVASLSKMDTVPSDFQEQLNSYTQDGFRVLALATKQLDSKLSWHKLQQLNRDQVERDLTFVGLLIMQNKMKPETKPVIDELMNASIRTVMVTGDNILTAINIARKCGMVGAEEDIVRIEADYCADAKHSALHCTKVTSEQDEISSDYRSFDMDMKNGETSLQIEPFTRRKVHFAIDGKSLEMVRKHHQCVLPQLAVQGTIFARMTPDQKSELVQTLQDLDYRVGMCGDGANDCGALKAAHAGIALSEAEASVASPFTSKIQNISCVPIVIKEGRAALVTSFGMFKFIALYSMIQFVSVMICYTVHSALSNFMFMYSDIFVCTTVILFMGRNKAYHSIAMKKPTTKLFVTPIILSLTLQVAIQTACQAAIFVILKTQSWYVPMVPSKTDKNIQCWETTSVFLVSMFQYTIMAIVYTPGKPYRKAIYRNYLYMVDLFVIIVCSFVMLFYPPTKIEELFEFEHIPSFRFKGIILAVVFGNFILSAFVELFLVSNRSLLKLVSCKNCRRAKRAKYEELMMISTSLGDPD, from the exons ATGAGGGCGGGGACCAGCGAGAAGCAGCGAGGTGTAGAGATCAGCGAGGAGAAAGACGacccattt GTATGTTTCGGATACCACCGGAGCACACCATGGACTTGGCTGAGTTACGCCCTCTGCGTCCTAACTGTTGGATTCTCCATCTTGGTGTTTTACTGGAAACCTGATTGGTTTATCAGGATGACGTGTTACGCATGTGACCTACAAGAGGCTGATTCTGTTATAATAAAG GATATCTATCGACGAAACCATGTTTGTTCAATTCGCAAACTGCAAATAAATTCCGAAAG TGAGTGCTCAGCCGAGACCCTCCGGATGCTCTTTCGTCATGATGTCGTAGTTGACGGTATTTGGAAGTATTTTCGGTACCAAGAGATGCTCTACGTATGGCACCCAACAAACAAAGCTTTCTACAAGCTCAG agcTCTTGATGGGGCAACGAGTTGTTCTGAGTTTTATGATAAACTTCAAAATGGTCTATCTCGACAAGAAGCTGCTGagag GCGATATGTCTACGGCCTCAATAAGATAGTCATCCAGGTTCGTCCAATTCTTGTTTTACTGGTACAAGAA GTGTTGAATCCTTTCTACGTCTTCCAGATCTTCAGTGTCTGTGTGTGGATGGTCGATGAGTATTACATTTACTCTGGATGCATTATCTTGATGTCGTTCATATCCATTGCTCTGTCACTCTACACTACAAGAAAG CAAAGTACAACATTGAGAGATATGGTACACTCCGATACTGTGGTTGAAGTCTTGAGGAAATCTGGAG AATCCGTCGAGGTAATGGAGGAGGAGATCGTGCCTGGTGACGTCATAATCCTCCCCTCCCAGGGGTGTTTGATGACGTGTGATGCAGTGTTACTGACTGGTAACTGTATTGTCAACGAGAGCATGCTCACAG GTGAGAGTGTTCCAGTTACGAAAACACCCTTACCACGGACTAGCGGGGTCGATGGAGAGTCTGCACCGGGTTATAGCGCTGATAAACACAAGCGGCACACACTGTTTTGCGGAACTCAGGTAATACAGACCCGGTACTACGGGGGCGAGATGGTTAAAGCTGTCGTTGTTCAAACAG GTTTCTCGACAGCAAAAGGTGGCTTAGTACGGTCGATCCTCTTCCCGAAGCCGATGGATTTTAGCATGCTCAAGGACGCCATCATGTTTATTGGTCTACTTGCAAGCTTTG CTTTCATTGGATTTATCTACACGATTGTTGTCTTCGTAAACTTTGGG TTTGACGCTGGTTACATCGCCAAACGGTGCTTGGATATCATCACGATTGCCGTCCCTCCGGTATTACCCGCTGCCCTCACGATCGGAATGGTATATGCCCAACTTCGTCTGAAAGCCAAAGGTATATTCTGCATTAGTCCTCAACGGATCAACACGTGCGGTACACTCAATGTGGTCTGCTTCGATAAG ACGGGAACCTTAACCGAAGATGGGCTTGACTTGATGGGTGTTCAGCTGGCTTCGGATGGAAG TTTCGGTAAGATGAAGACGTCCGTAACTAAGGACGCTCCCGTTGGACATCTCactgttgccatggcaacgtgtCACTCACTGACCATCATCAATGGCGAGATAAGCGGAGATCCGATTGATCTTAAGATGTTCCAGGCTTCTGGATGG GAGCTTGAAGAACCAACTAGTGAAGAAACCACACATTTTGATATGATGGTACCCACCATCGTACGGTCACCAGCGACTGCAGCTAAACGCAAATCAGAG GAAGTTGAGGAGGTTGGCATCTTGAAGCAGTTTCCTTTCTCCTCCGAGCTTCAGCGGATGAGTGTCATTACGAAGTCACTTAGAGACGAACCCATGCAGCTCTACATCAAAGGATCACCCGAGCTTGTAGCTTCTCTCTCTAAAATGGATACGG TTCCATCTGATTTCCAAGAGCAGTTAAACTCCTACACTCAGGATGGATTTCGTGTCTTGGCATTAGCAACCAAACAGCTGGACTCCAAGCTGTCATGGCATAAACTACAACAACTCAACAG ggacCAAGTGGAGCGAGATCTGACTTTCGTCGGTCTTCTCATAATGCAGAATAAAATGAAGCCGGAAACTAAACCTGTCATCGATGAACTGATGAATGCTAGTATTCGAACTGTCATGGTCACAG GTGATAACATCTTAACGGCCATTAATATTGCCCGTAAGTGCGGAATGGTCGGTGCGGAGGAAGATATCGTACGTATCGAGGCTGACTACTGCGCAGACGCAAAACACTCTGCTCTACACTGCACTAAAGTGACGTCAGAGCAAGACGAAATCAGTTCTGACTACAGGAGTTTTGACATGGATATG AAAAATGGTGAAACTTCCCTTCAGATTGAGCCATTCACAAGACGCAAAGTGCATTTCGCTATAGACGGTAAATCACTAGAAATGGTGAGGAAACACCACCAGTGTGTACTGCCGCAG CTTGCAGTTCAAGGAACCATCTTTGCTCGCATGACCCCCGATCAGAAGAGTGAGTTAGTACAGACTCTTCAAGACTTGGACTACCGTGTTGGGATGTGTGGAGACGGGGCCAATGATTGCGGGGCCCTCAAGGCTGCTCATGCTGGTATTGCCCTGTCTGAAGCTGAGGCTTCGGTGGCGTCACCGTTCACATCAAAGATACAAAACATCTCGTGTGTCCCGATTGTTATTAA GGAAGGCCGAGCTGCGCTGGTGACGTCATTCGGTATGTTCAAGTTCATCGCACTGTACAGCATGATACAGTTCGTGTCCGTCATGATTTGCTATACG GTCCACTCAGCCCTGAGTAATTTCATGTTCATGTATTCGGACATCTTTGTTTGCACAACTGTGATTTTATTCA TGGGGCGTAACAAAGCCTACCACTCCATCGCCATGAAGAAGCCGACAACCAAGCTATTTGTAACTCCAATCATCTTGTCTCTGACTTTACAAGTCGCTATCCAAACCGCCTGCCAAGCAGCAATCTTTGTCATCCTCAAAACTCAATCATG GTATGTTCCGATGGTTCCATCTAAAACCGATAAGAACATCCAGTGCTGGGAAACGACCTCTGTCTTCTTGGTATCCATGTTTCAGTATACTATAATGGCGATTGTGTACACACCGGGAAAACCCTACAGGAAAGCAATATACAGAAACT ATTTGTACATGGTGGATCTTTTTGTCATCATCGTCTGTAGTTTTGTTATGTTGTTTTATCCACCGACGAAAATCGAAGAACTCTTCGAG TTTGAACACATTCCGAGCTTCCGGTTCAAGGGGATCATCCTAGCAGTGGTATTTGGCAACTTTATCTTGTCAGCATTTGTAGAG CTGTTCCTGGTGTCTAACCGTTCGTTGCTGAAACTGGTATCCTGTAAAAACTGCCGTCGTGCTAAACGTGCCAAGTACGAAGAATTAATGATGATCTCAACTAGTCTTGGGGATCCAGATTGA